Proteins co-encoded in one Streptomyces sp. NBC_01283 genomic window:
- a CDS encoding transposase, with amino-acid sequence MFITSVDLFSTLAQRRGFREYLAGLLLPRDRNKTLTCLAGTEPVVGAQYAAVQRLQFFLSESTWDQDAINARRLQLLLADPATSPHRTQAGCW; translated from the coding sequence GTGTTCATCACGTCGGTCGACCTGTTCTCCACTCTGGCCCAGCGGCGTGGGTTTCGTGAGTATCTGGCCGGGCTGCTTCTGCCGCGGGATCGGAACAAGACCCTGACTTGCCTGGCCGGTACCGAGCCGGTGGTCGGGGCTCAGTACGCGGCCGTACAGCGGCTGCAGTTCTTCCTCTCGGAGTCGACCTGGGATCAGGATGCGATCAACGCCCGCCGGCTTCAGCTGCTGCTGGCCGACCCGGCGACCTCACCGCACCGCACCCAGGCGGGGTGCTGGTGA
- a CDS encoding helix-turn-helix domain-containing protein, translated as MLSARPASDGSEEGKVRRLAGARHAPADWILRAKIIVLSWGGVRVPDIAQRLGCHEKTVRKWLHRFNEQGLDGLGDRPGCGRKRRITEAERSRIIALVRLTPPGRLEIQPSNELWAADESGPSEWTLDALAATARAEGIEVGRSQVRRILLAEGVRWRRTRSWICSRDPDFVPKGRGSSASIPSRPTARR; from the coding sequence GTGTTGTCGGCCCGTCCGGCGTCGGACGGGTCAGAAGAGGGGAAGGTCCGCAGGCTGGCCGGGGCCCGGCATGCGCCGGCCGACTGGATTCTGAGGGCAAAGATCATCGTGCTGAGCTGGGGCGGAGTGCGCGTCCCGGACATCGCACAGCGGCTGGGATGCCACGAAAAGACGGTCCGTAAGTGGCTGCACCGGTTCAACGAGCAGGGACTGGACGGGCTCGGTGACAGGCCGGGCTGTGGGCGCAAGCGCCGGATCACCGAGGCCGAACGCTCCCGGATCATCGCGCTGGTCAGGCTCACTCCGCCCGGCAGACTTGAGATCCAGCCGTCCAACGAGCTGTGGGCAGCCGACGAGTCCGGGCCATCGGAGTGGACGCTGGACGCGCTGGCCGCAACAGCACGGGCCGAAGGGATCGAGGTGGGCCGCTCGCAGGTCCGCAGGATTTTGCTGGCCGAGGGGGTGCGCTGGCGACGTACTCGGTCCTGGATCTGCTCCAGGGACCCGGACTTCGTCCCAAAAGGACGCGGATCGTCGGCCTCTATACCCAGCCGCCCGACGGCGCGACGGTGA
- a CDS encoding transposase — translation MIPRAFAPAPGWSPDGHRIKAELDYSRGPEKTWVYGGLRVRYGIEITTTASSRNSVNYQQFLQKVEDANPTGAIWIVTDNLSSHNSKSTREWLQDHPRIFYVFIPVGACWLNLQEGWWRLFRKAALAGRSYCGPNDIAQATAVATAQLNARAKPWIWGRPAPPTRTLRRRFEYRL, via the coding sequence GTGATCCCGCGCGCCTTTGCGCCCGCGCCCGGCTGGTCACCCGACGGCCACCGGATCAAGGCCGAGCTCGACTACAGCCGTGGTCCGGAGAAGACCTGGGTCTACGGTGGTCTGCGGGTGCGCTACGGCATTGAGATCACCACGACCGCCTCCTCCCGCAACAGCGTCAACTACCAGCAGTTCCTGCAGAAGGTCGAGGATGCCAACCCGACCGGCGCGATCTGGATCGTCACCGACAACCTGTCCTCCCACAACAGCAAGTCGACCCGCGAGTGGCTTCAGGACCACCCGCGGATCTTCTACGTGTTCATCCCGGTCGGCGCCTGCTGGCTCAACCTCCAGGAAGGCTGGTGGCGCCTCTTCCGCAAAGCAGCCCTGGCCGGCCGCTCCTACTGCGGTCCCAACGACATCGCCCAGGCCACTGCCGTGGCCACCGCCCAGCTCAACGCCCGCGCCAAACCCTGGATCTGGGGCAGACCCGCCCCACCCACCCGCACACTCCGGCGCCGTTTTGAATACCGCCTTTGA
- a CDS encoding putative quinol monooxygenase, which yields MNKTLLAEFTARDGAEEEVTRLLLDYAKNVREEEGNLAFDIYTKTSSPRAYWIFEMYRDEDAFQTHLKAPYGGPFNTALAPLIEEDASVLTFLDPVT from the coding sequence GTGAACAAGACCCTGCTCGCCGAGTTCACCGCCCGTGACGGCGCGGAGGAGGAGGTCACCCGCCTGCTCCTTGACTACGCCAAGAACGTGCGCGAGGAGGAAGGCAACCTCGCCTTTGACATCTACACCAAAACGTCAAGCCCGCGTGCCTACTGGATCTTCGAGATGTACCGGGACGAGGACGCCTTCCAGACGCATCTGAAGGCCCCCTACGGTGGGCCGTTCAACACCGCGCTCGCCCCGCTGATCGAGGAGGACGCCTCGGTGCTGACCTTCCTCGATCCGGTGACCTGA